Genomic segment of Populus nigra chromosome 6, ddPopNigr1.1, whole genome shotgun sequence:
tcaaaatgatttttatactaTTTCCAAAAACCTGGTTTTCACTTCAGGATTTAGATGTCAACAGATCTGGTAGTTTATAACTTGGTTTGATATGAGCGTTCGAGACGAGTTGGATTTTTTTctgtcttttatatatttatgtgtTGTAAAGTTATCATgcatgataaaatataattatgcaatggtcaatctctctctctcttttttttttttcccttcatttatTTAATGTAACTTTTTAATTATGGCTCTTAGATGTAATATATAAGTAATGATTGGTAATTTGATAAACGTTGTAATTTCTCAGGGAAGTGACAGATAATGTAAATTACTCTCTTTAATTACTCCAACAAATGCCTGGAACTTTCTCCTCTTTGTTTCTGTTCTTCCCATTTATAAAGCTAAcaatcactctctctctctgtatttttatttttagctacTGCTGTAGCAAATGGTCTCCAAGCTTGGAAGCTGTTACAAGATCTGACAAATCACATTGATCTTGTTTTAACTGAGGTGGCTATGCCCTGTTTATCAGGCATTGGCCTTTTAAGCAACATTATGAGCCACAAAACTTGCAGGAATATTCCTGTAATTAGTGAGTGTGCTTCTactattttgttcttttgaaaCTGACACTGTTTTACGACTTTCAACTTAACAAATTGATGCTTTTAACTGTTACACCTGTTGACCTTCTGTGCAGTGATGTCATCTCATGATTCCATGAATGTAGTCTTTAGGTGTTTGTCAAAGGGTGCAGTTGACTTTTTAGTGAAGCCTATTCGAAAAAATGAGCTTAAAATCCTTTGGCAACATGTTTGGAGGAGGTGCCACAGCGTGAGTTGCTAACTTATGCCATTTTGTGTAACAAACAATAACTTGGACCAATTTTTGGACCTCAACTTCAGGTCTgccatatatatttatatatatagatgcatTTGCATGTCAATTGTTGAGAAATTCAAGCTTGAAAGGAAGATGTCAATTTTGCTTGGAGCACCACCATGGATTCAAATTTCAACTATTTACATCGTGGAAGCTTTGTATGAATTTTTGTTGGCTTTTTCTGTCTTCAccatatttaccactccggtgATATAGGATCACAGAAAATTGCAAAGTTTTGAAAttctgttttgctttttttattcatcattcATCAGGCTAGTGGTAGCGGGAGTGAGAGTGCTGTACGGACTCAAAAATCCTCGAAGTCAAAAGGTGCTGATGAGTCCGATAATGATACTGACAGCAATGATGACGATACTGACAGCAATGATGACGATGACATTGGAAGCATTGGTTTGAATGCAAGGGATGGAAGTGACAACGGAAGTGGTAcccaggtatttttttttatataatcaagcTTATACTTTGATATTtatgaagggaaaaaagaagagtacATGGATAGTAATAGAGTAGTGGGTACTAATGGTATTCCTTGTACTTTGGGGACCACAATTTTTTTATGCCAGTTAAAAATGGGAATTAATAATTAGAAACTATTAAAGATCCCACTCCAAATCCACCTGTCAGCGATTATATATTGGAATACCTTACCTAGCCATATTCAATACTTTTATTTGAAATCAAGCAAGAGTTAGaatattcaagtaaaaaatttgCCTCCTGTCTTGTGCTGAAGAACTTCAGCATTTTCAGTCTTTCCATAATCAAACTTCAGTGACCCTAGAATTGAGGTGCAATATATACAAGTACAAGCTGGGCTTATGATCTTTCCCCAGTGTCTTGTTATCATGTTAATATCTCAGCATTTTGCAACTAACTAAGGGGACAGCCCATAAACTAATGTACAGGGATTAAGATGGTGGGATTGGAAAAGTACATGATGGTGTTATTTGTCAGCATAAGCACTAGATAaatagttaaacaaaaaaaccatagatAAAACAGGATGGCCAAAAAGATTCCATATAGCGAGCACAATTTCATCAAAGACTTCATGATTCTGTATCTTTCCTGTGTTTTTCAGTGGGTTTGTTAATGTGCATGTGTGCACACGAGCATCTGTTTTATGTGTGTATAGACAGATAATGTATGGAAAGGTACTTTTTGCTAGGAAAGGTACCTTAACATATTAATGTTAACACATGGCAGATTTCTAACAGAATGCCGCATCCTGTAACAAAGATTCCATATTAACTCTGTCTTTGCAGAGTTGCTGGACAAAGAGGGCTGTTGAAGTTGACAGTCCCAAACCAATGTTACCGTGGGACCAATTAGCTGATCCTCCTGATAGCACATTCGCCCAGGTTATTCACTCAAGGCCTGAGGCATGTGACAACTGGGTGCCCCTGGCTACAATGAAGAAGTTTGGAAAGCAGGATGATGAACTTGGTATGTATGGCTCTGTATGCAGTGATTGTTTTTGAACTTTCACTCTCTGATACCCCCTATCTCCCTCCTTTTCTTGACCTTTGGTTGAAATTATACTGCATTGAATTCGTAGATAACATTGTTTTGGGCAAGGACTTGGAGATAGGAGTACCTAGAATTCCAAATTTGCAGCATAATGATCTAAGCAAAGAGGTACTGACCAACATAGCAGGGAATAATGGAGAGAAATTTCGTGAAATAAAATCAGAACAGGACAGTGGGCATTTAGAGAAAGGACAACTGGAGCTCAACAGTGAAAAACACAATACAGAATTGAGAAACCAAGGCAATGATCTCAAGGGTGTCGTCACAAACATTACTAATCCTCGGATTGAAAGTGAAGTCGTAGACATCCCTAACAGTCTCTCTTCTAACAAAAAGAATGAGGTCATCTATGAGACCAATGAGATGCCTTCTCTTGAACTGGTTTTGAAAAGGCTGAGAGATACTGGAGATGCTTGGGCCAGTGCCAATGACCGAAATGTGTTGAGGCATTCAGACCTTTCAGCATTCTCAAGGTAGGATAATTTTGGATTGTGACCATATCCATTCTTTGGTCCTTCAATGGAGGTACATCTGAAAGTTGAATCTTCATTACTATGCAGGTATAATTCTGCTTCAATCACTGATCAGGCTCCAACAGGGAATATAGGTAGCTGTTCTCTGCTTGGCACTTGTTCAGAAGCAGCAAAAACAGAATCAATGCAATATCTTCAATCCAACTCAAATAGCACACCTCGTAATCTATGTTCTAATGGAAGTATTAACAACAATGATGTGGGCTCTACAACTAATAATGCTTTCGCCAAACCTTTGGTAATCAGAGACaagccaacaccaaaatctacaGTTAAATGCCTCCATCCTTCTTCTGCCTTCCAGCCAGTGCAGAATGACCATACACCTCTTCCTCAGCGTGTAATACAGGGTAAGGGTGATGCTCCAATCGCTAACACAATTTTGGCTCAATCAAGAGGCATGAACCAGCAAGGCCGAGTGCAACACCATCATCACTGTGTTCATAACATGCCCCTCACCATccgtaatgatttgtctttgaaAAATATGGCAGCTGCAGGTCCCCGGTGTGGGTCATCTAACGTGTTGAGCACACCCATGGAAGGAAATGCTGGTAATTACAGTATGAATGGGAGCAATGGCCAAAATGAGAGCTGCATTGCTTTGAATCCCAGAGGAATAAACTTTGAGAGCAATAGTGAGGCAGCTGGAAAAGACAAAAATCCTGGCACAGGTGATGAAAGTGGGAGCAGGAGCGGAGGCGGTCAAAATTGCTTTGCACTGAGAGAGGCTGCATTGAACAAATTCCGCCAGAAGAGGAAGGAGAGATGCTTTGAGAAGAAGGTAGAACTGAAATTGCAGCATAATTAGATACAAGCTTAGAActcatttattttctcttaaaggAACTTTTGGTGAAAAGAGTCCTAGCATGTAGATAATCTTAGTAAAAGATGGATAATTTGAACTTTGTGACATCCAAAGAGTAAAAACATCTCTCAATTATTTACTTATATGTGCATGGATAAACACCCAACACTAAGATCAATCACCAAGGACTTCTGACTTATCAAGCATCAGACATTTTCTTTACTAGTGTTAGCATTGAAAACATTAATTATCCCAACAGTCATCTAAGTAAATTTGTGAAACTAAGAATAAAGCATGTATTATGATGTTACCTGTTGTTTCTATATTGTAGTATTTAAAGTTTACCTTGTATTTACATAATCTTTTCTAGGTTCGATACCAGAGTAGGAAGAAGCTGGCAGAACACAGACCCCGTGTCCGAGGACAATTTGTGCGACAAGTACCATTTGAACATAAAGATGATGATGCACATAGCTAATCTGACCTGTTACCAGCTTGTGCCTTGGGAATTTTGTGCTTGAGATCGGTTGGATTATGCTTGGCAGGAAAAATTACAGAACCGCTGTTATCAAAGACAAATTATTAACTGTGTAAAGAGCTGTTCAGAAGGACATCTTGGACTATTCTATGATTGTGGACTAATATACATGTTAGTGCCACGGACTACTACAACTAGATAGAAGGTAACCCTTGACAGGGTAGCCTTCTCCAATAAATGAGCTGTTCAATCTGTGTTGTATTGTAATTTACAGGACTGCCTGAAACTTGAAAGGTTATCATTTGTTCTCCTTGTATGGATTCTGTTCTCTAATTATAACGCCTCTGTTCtcattttgtttcttctgtTATCATAAACAAGGAATCCAACGTGATGATTGCTCGGGGTCGGTAGACCATGAATGTTTGAAAAGGCCCCGTAATCAAATTATCCGGTGACTCCTGGAACTGAATCATCGGCTACCCTAGCAAGGTGGTGAGTAGACCATTGCAAATGAGGCAAAAACTCGTGATGAATTGATGATACCGCAAAAGCACTccataaactatattttttaccgAGGATATTTTCCCTTGAGGCCTACACGTTATGTAAACCCATGAATTCATTAAGCAAGAATTCCAATACGGTTGTCAAACGTAGACAAGCTCAAGGCTATTAGTTCAACCTCCGAATCAAAGtttagttatataaaaaaaaaagcaaataaaaattcaaaggaaGAGATCTGACTTCTCTCTTTCGTTTTTCTGCCAGTTATCGTTGTCGAGTAAGGTTATTGCTGCAAGGTATCATAACAGTACTACTTTCAGGGCAAGTTCGAAGCCCCAGCGAGACATCTGCAGGAACATGTCAGTACATAATTTTGTTCTAACGATGATCAAGATAAGTTACGTAACACATATTTTTGCCTTTTCTAAAGTCCTTTTTTTTGGGAGCATGCATGAATCTATTCGTAGGGAGTGGCAAACTGATACTTCAGTTCTGACTTCTGAGATGAAGCTAAAAAACCACCGAACCTGTACACCATAAGTATTCCCAATTCTATTTGTTTTGAGCTGGGTTTTGAAATGCTCATCAAACAAGACGAAAAACGATGGTTGCAAATTGACGCTGAAGATAAATCAGGAAATTCtattcaggaaaaaaaaggaaatctcttttcattctttttggAAGATCACATCTTTCTTGTAATTTTCATCACTGGACACATGCCTCCTCTCCACATGAAAAAATATGCAGCCTCTTTGCACACTTCCGATAACTAGAAATCTTTGCTCCCTTCGCAAAAGGCAAGTGTCGATCCAAACACGGCGAGTTTGGCTCAAACCGGGATGGAAGTAGTCAACACTATTTTCCTTGGCCATGAAGTGGAAATTGCTTATCTTGTTCTTCGAGCCCCCCCTCGCATTGCATATTCCCCTGTTCAAAACTGTCAACTgcagcaaaataaaattatgataaaatttgTGAAACGGGAGCAATTAGTCACAGCATCAGATTTAAGCTTTTAGCTTGCAGTCTCAAGACCATTATGTCTAAGCAAAGGAGAAGTTTTCAGTTTGAGATGATGCTACCCAGTTCCATGACCGTTAGAAGGAGGAgctctttgcaattttattggTGGAACTAACAAGCCCTTCTTTTCTCTGTGTtgcagctattttttttttatgtgcccAAATTAGAGCCATGAGCCATTTGGCACCAGCTGGCACTCTCATATTATCACTCTGGGTCcgttattttaaaagaaagtcaAAACTTTGAAAACGACAAAGCCCCCATGCCCCCTcccaatttaaataaatgaCACTTTCTTTTCTGCCGTTTGATCGATCATCATGCCATCATCTCAGAACAATCAgttttacaaaaacaatatcaattttcttaacGGTATTAAAATTCAACTTCTCGTTGATTGAGCCTAAACAAATCACTCGCATTGTatccctaataaaaaaaaaagtgatttcttctTAGATTTCTACTAAAAAATTGTAACTTGAAATACATGAAAAGTCTCAtggtatttaaattataatcactaaatatttataaatacaaagaggagagaaaaaaatcatattcaatctcgtaaaaaaaattcctttttattattttctctattttattaaaaagtattataaatattcaataattacAATATTCACAGTAAAATTCATGGGAATACACGTCCATTAAAGTTGACAAGAGAATCAACTTTAAGATAGTTATTTGATTTGACAAATCGGTCAAAGATTATCTGTCTGAAATGGAGGCTCACTTTTGATGTTGTATAATACGATGAAGTACAGCATTTATTGTTTACGTTTTCCATAAACTTAGATACTGTTTAGTTTAATACTGTggtatcaattatttttaaaaatattttttatattaaaccaataaaaaaatatagaaaaaataattttaaaaaacatgctcAGCTGCTGAAACAAACGGGATCCTAGTGtggaaaaataatgtaaatagtTAAACAAACTAGTTATTTATCAAATatctgtatgtttttttttttttttccagccgGGCAAgttcattaatttaatgaaaaatcctCCCTTAAAACACGGTTTGCAAAAGTAGCTTTTTCAAACCCTCGATTCTGCCGCCAAAATGCCAATGGCAAGGATGTTTCAAAAAACCACGCTGTTATTTTCCACCTGGAAACATGCTGGGTGGAGTAGAGCAGGTGAAGtggagtttttttgttttttcaaaggaGATCCCTGAATCCAAGAAGAAAAGACAAGAGAGGAGATGGATATAGAGAGGTCATagatatgttgattttaaaaagtattttttattttaaattatctttttattttgatcaaaattataaaaaaaatattaatgtttttaaaaaacataaaaaaaataaaattcacctTACCTTTACACAGGTCACCAGTGTTATCAAAAttagttgattttggtttttttattttttttttttgtagaaactaCCAGTTTTACttggttgaaaaaatataaattaattttaaaaggtgTAATTCAATTAgttatgttttaagtttgtTCCCTACAAGTCACCGGTTCGAGTCTTACAAACTTTAAGATCGCTAAAGAATTacattgttattaattttatgaccCATatgattagtcgagatacatgAAAGCTGGTCCGAACAcgtacattaataataataataataaataatttggtCAAGAGTTTTGTGAATCCATGCCCTGATTGATAGGGGCATCCTTGTCTTTCGGTAGAGATTGGTTTCCTTTTGGCAAGGATTAGATATGcccggggaaaaaaaaaagagagtaatttAGCTCACAGCgatgaagaaaaaactaaaaaggggCAAAGAACGGGGTTTGCGCTGGGAGAAGTATGCTATAGAGATTTATAACTTGGTCCAAACAAGTCAAAGGATGATCTTCTAGTGTTATGAGCATCGAGAAGGCAAATGATAATGTTGAATCCTTGAGGTGTTTGCTCATGTCATGAGTATTTTTGCCTTTtgcatcattattttttcatttcagattttaaaataattgcatTTTATTGGTTACTTGATCTGACAAgttatttcaaatttgaaaatttatgatgATGAGTGAGTCAATAATTGcatcttttcaatttctttttaaacctgttttttttttttaaagaattataaatagaagagaaaaattataagttaggataattttttcactttcgatgaatcatgaattttattatttctcttatttataagtatctttttatttaaaaacaagccTAGAAATAACCAATAGTGTATCATTAATTATTCCCTTGATgaccataaaaaatttcaacttcCTATAccagtttaataaatttagaaaaaagtaataaattattaactcttaaaatttgaattcaaagggaaaaaaaattaaagaaagaaaaggaaacaaacacATGGCGACAACGATAAGTCTCTCTCAGATCCTAGCTCATAGTTGTCTTGCTATGTTGCCTGCCCTTGGAATTAATTCCATATGAAGAGTTGGGTACTGTACTCTATCTGCACGACACCGTTTAAAGGGAAAGTATTCCTCGCTCGATTTATCAATCACATGGCGACAACGCACTGAAATCATTGGGTTAGGTGTACAACGTTGGAATTATCGCAGTTATGGAagcttgagttttgttttaaacACCAACAACATGTGACCCGGTTGTGTGGTTTTCTCACAGGGggtgagaattaaaaaaaaaagaaaaataaaaaaagaataaaggatGAGCATTCCACCGTGCAGCTTGGTATTGGAAATGAGTAAAATTACATCCATGCCCGCCCAAGTAGTTAACAGTACGTTTACAAGCCAAtagtaatttagtttttttcaataaaaacatgGAAATTCAAAATCCTGAAAAGCTGTTATGGAAACAAATCACACTAACCGACGTGACgactattattttataatttattaaacatcTAATATTCTTGAAACCTCCACGTAACCACCTTTCACCTGTCATTAACATATCAGTTTATACGAATCTTTAATATAACTTtattgtatataaataattttccatgtctaattttaaaatatcatgtatTTATGATACAGCCATCAATACTACACATCCCTATAGCACCCATGATAGTCAAtttcctcaatttaaaaaaattatgtaaaatgaGCAATCATTTGATAAATCAGTCTACGTGAAGGaaaatacttatatatatatatatatatatattattacaatttaaaattattttatttagtttttcagaaaaaaattatacattttaaCGAATAcagtaattaagatttcatgTTGTGGTGAAAAcaaattgttatatatatatatatttacaaacatATTTCATGCAGAGTATTATACAATATATCTAAAGCACCTGTactaattaaaatctaaaattgaaaTCCAGTAAAATCTCCGTGATCTGAAAACAAGACCCTCGAGAAGCATGGGAATGAACTGAGACTTGTCAACAAAGGGAATTTGAGAGAATATAGAAAGTTTGAGTTACCATTCATAAATTGGCAAGACAGAAGGACGCAGCTGCAAAAAGACACGGGAATGAAATGATATATACCAGAATAACCCTCTCTCTGAACTGAAGACATAAGCACACTCTCTCTCTATCCCAAGCGGTGTTTGGTCTGCTTCcgccccccctctctctctgcGAGGTAATACTCGTTGcagtgagagagaaagagggactAAAATGGGTTGCTTTTCTTGTGCTGGAAAGTCCAGAAAAAATGCCAGTAACAAGAAGCCTGATGATCAGATCCCATCATCTTCAGGTATTTCAATGAAAGTCACCATAAAGCTTgaaagtttagatttttttttttttgtcatatgcCCAGTATCAAGTTAATATTTCTTGGACTGATTGTCATGCATTTTGTTGCCatgaaaaatgatttgaatTGATTAATGGTACGCCGTTTGCATAATTGTGTGAAGCAATCTTTTACGGGTTTGGAATATGTATTGATCTGGATTGGTCACGGAGGATAAGATTTGAGATTGATGTTTCTCTGTGGCACATGTTTAGCTCTTGTTTAGACTAATGTGGTTTATTTCGAAGCCTAATCGAATGATAATGACTTTGTGGGCATGACGAGTTTCCATAATTACAAGTAGTGTAAACCAGCTTAAAATGATTGTTAGTACTACCGGGATCGATTCAGCAACGATTTACCTTAAACAGTTGCTCGTAGCGTCAAATTCAAGAAATCAGGTAATTAATGAAGCTGAATTTTATTAATACCTCTTGCCTTTGCCACTTTGATTGTaaattatgtattaattaaagTTTTGTTGGATTTGTAATTTTCCGAGTTGGTTCAATCActtatccatgtttttttttatattttgaaatcctCATTTTTAAGAAGTTAATCACACTTTTGTTCCATGCTAATTGTAAAAGGTAGGTTAATTAACATTACAGTGGTTGTACAGGTGtatacttcttttttctttttcttttttattcctgCATGCTTGAATAAAAGGCAAGTCATCTAAATGTCGAGGTCAAATTTCCTTAAAAGAATTCGTCAGCATCCACTTAGTTCAGAAACTGTTTACAGTTCCGTTATAGTTGGATAACTGGTGTTGCATACGGAAGCAATGCGCAATACTTGTAATGGAGCTCGATCGTTTTCTTGTCTTGTATGACTGGGAAAATCCAAGCTCAGATCCTTCTTGAATGCCTGTTTTCTCTTTTGcgattcttcattttctttctaaactCTTAATGACGCGATGAAATGTTATCAATTGTCAAGAATCCTTTATGTTTGCTGATGTAATAGTATGTACCATATCTTGCTCTtctacattcaataaaaaaaaaatcatattgattGCATTCCAGATAAAACAAAGTCAAATATGGCACTGGATGTGAAGGAGGCTTCTAAGGATGGAGGCTCTGAATACATTGCAGCACATACATTCACATTTCGTGAACTGGCAAATGCAACAAAGAACTTCAGGGCAGATTGTCTTTTGGGTGAAGGAGGTTTTGGCAGAGTATATAAAGGGAGATTGGAGAGTACCAATCAGGTTGGTTGAACTTATTGGATTCTAGCAGTCATGAAAATTTTTCCAGTTCTGCCAAAACCAGTGTTATTTTATAGAAAGTTCCTCAGcacatgttttaaaaacaatagtAGTAGTAGACAAAAGGCATTGAGAGTGCATtttaagcaatgaaaaaaaaaatactaagggcaaagaacaaaaaaggagAAACAAGCACTGATACTGCTTAGAAGAGAAAGCAAACCATACCTGGCCAAGACTGAAGTTGCAGCTTCACATGTTATTTTGAACTGCCTTGCATCTCATGCCATGATCATTGTTGCCTGGAACGAAAAACAGTTCTGCCTTGTCGCTACTTTGTTCATGCCATGATGGTCACCTTACCCCACCAGTGTCCTGCCTCACTATCACTTTGCCTGTATTATGATCAATCTCTAGCCACTGTTGTCACCACCATCAGAACTCAAGTACCAGAACCTCACATTACAACCATTCCACAGGGCCCTCAATCACCCAGCAAATCCCCACATGTTCATCTATGTCCGCTTCCACCTCGCCACTGGATCTTGAAAGTCAAAACCTACAGCAGAATCTCTGCTGCCCCTTCCACTAATCTAGGAGATCATTGTTGCAAGCTTATTAAAGGCATTCTAGGTAGCATGCATTGCTTCTTAATGTATACTTGATCTCTACTGGTGGCTgcttttttatccaaaacattTATCTATAATGTAAAGCAAACAGGAAGGTAACTGGAAATAAAAGCAACATCTAcagacaagtttttctttgtAGTCTTCATTATTTTGGAAGGCATAAAAGTGCCCAAAGAAATATGGGAATTATAAGGTGCATGTTTCACCAAAAGTGAAAGTTTGTGAAGAACTCCCTGCAAAAGCAGTGTGCTTTTAACTGGAgtaaaagttaaatatatttattttctgctGTGTTTGTTCTTTGATACCTCTTTTCTGCTGTGTTTGTTCTTTGTTTAGCTCAAAATAATCTCTTAATTGTTAGCATTTAATCTCTTTTTAATGCATTCAGTTTTGACCGTTTGCAACAGGTTTGTGGTAAGACCTTAACCATGTCCTTTGGATTGTGTAGGTTGTAGCTATCAAGCAACTTGATCGTAATGGGCTGCAAGGGAATAGAGAGTTCCTTGTTGAAGTATTGATGTTGAGCCTACTCCACCATCCGAATCTCGTTAACTTGATTGGCTATTGTGCTGATGGAGATCAGAGACTTTTGGTTTATGAATACATGCCATTAGGATCCCTGGAAGACCATCTACATGGTATGGTACCAAATCTTTGATTTCTAGATAATTAGGCCGCAaaaaagtttagggttttttttttgtccattaCATTTAAACAAGTCGAATGAGATTGATGGCAGGTGAGGTGCAGAAACTACATGGTTGCAGCGAAGATATCTGTTCTAGATTCACATTTCTTGTTTAATCACTGCAGTGGCTTGATAAAGATTTCATGTAGCAAAGCTTCAGCAATTTTCCTTCTTATATGCTTATATTTCAGACCTGCCACCTGATAAAAAACGACTTGACTGGAATACAAGAATGAAAGTAGCTGCTGGTGCTGCGAAAGGCTTGGAGTATTTGCATGACAGTGCTAACCCCCCTGTTATATACCGTGATTTGAAATGCTCAAACATTTTACTTGGTGAAGGTTATCATCCCAAACTATCTGATTTTGGCCTGGCGAAATTGGGTCCTGTTGGTGACGAGACACATGTATCCACCAGAGTGATGGGAACCTATGGATATTGTGCACCTGAATATGCAATGACAGGTCAGCTTACTCTgaaatcagatgtttatagcTTTGGTGTTGTTCTCCTTGAGATTATTACTGGGAGGAAAGCTATTGATAATTCAAGAGCCGCTGGGGAGCATAACTTGGTTGCATGGGTAAGAAAGCTATCCATGTCCTCCTGCACTGATATTCTCATCCTTCCTGTATAGATGCCTCACTTAAATAAATACGTGCTGCAGCAACCATGAATCCATGTACCTttggtcttcttcttcttctccttcttattattattttattttattttggttttttgagtCCAGGATTATGTGACGAGAACTGCTGCCGAATGCCGATCCTTAGGCTTAGGGCCTAAACCATACCCATACCCATACCCAAAACCAATACTTATACCCCTATTTTATCCCTTATCCATAAGTAAGAAATTTGAATATCTATACTCTATGATATCCATTCCAATATTCCTTACCCAAATACTATGTATTactcaacataaaataaaaaataatatatacttaTAGCAATGGGGAtctaataaatattatacatgTGTATAATGTTAATATTGGGGTATGTGTATATTATACTGAATTGAAAAACcataattattttacattatatatttattttgggtTGGGTTTGATAATATCTATAACCTATCCTTTATCCATTTGGAAAGAATTTTAGATATCCATGTCTGATTCAAAATAGCAACTATCCATAAAACTTCTACCCATTTAGATGGGTGGATATCCATCGAATTTGGATGAAATTGTTATCCCTAGGATCCATCCGCTTCACACAATAAACTTAGTCAGTGTTTCATATTTAGCTAGTCAGTATTATTTCTGCATTTCAGATTTGCTATGCTGTTGCTGTCACACCAGCTAGTTAGGAACTGATCACCAAGAATACAAGTTCTTGTCATGAAGCTACTTAAGTGTATCCATCTAATTCATCCCGTGTTGCAGGCACGACCGTTATTTAAAGATCGGAGAAAATTTGCGCAGATGGCTGACCCATTACTCCAAGGCCACTATCC
This window contains:
- the LOC133696437 gene encoding two-component response regulator-like PRR37 isoform X1 — translated: MLSMNNEFAEQNHIVEDEQKKIRDRIMGEDQELSEEGESQINEDEKDVNDKGMESLQVLTDAQAVIQSQQQQSQGPLVHWERFLPRRSLKVLLVENDDSTRHVVSALLRNCGYEATAVANGLQAWKLLQDLTNHIDLVLTEVAMPCLSGIGLLSNIMSHKTCRNIPVIMMSSHDSMNVVFRCLSKGAVDFLVKPIRKNELKILWQHVWRRCHSASGSGSESAVRTQKSSKSKGADESDNDTDSNDDDTDSNDDDDIGSIGLNARDGSDNGSGTQSCWTKRAVEVDSPKPMLPWDQLADPPDSTFAQVIHSRPEACDNWVPLATMKKFGKQDDELDNIVLGKDLEIGVPRIPNLQHNDLSKEVLTNIAGNNGEKFREIKSEQDSGHLEKGQLELNSEKHNTELRNQGNDLKGVVTNITNPRIESEVVDIPNSLSSNKKNEVIYETNEMPSLELVLKRLRDTGDAWASANDRNVLRHSDLSAFSRYNSASITDQAPTGNIGSCSLLGTCSEAAKTESMQYLQSNSNSTPRNLCSNGSINNNDVGSTTNNAFAKPLVIRDKPTPKSTVKCLHPSSAFQPVQNDHTPLPQRVIQGKGDAPIANTILAQSRGMNQQGRVQHHHHCVHNMPLTIRNDLSLKNMAAAGPRCGSSNVLSTPMEGNAGNYSMNGSNGQNESCIALNPRGINFESNSEAAGKDKNPGTGDESGSRSGGGQNCFALREAALNKFRQKRKERCFEKKVRYQSRKKLAEHRPRVRGQFVRQVPFEHKDDDAHS
- the LOC133696437 gene encoding two-component response regulator-like PRR73 isoform X2, which produces MGEDQELSEEGESQINEDEKDVNDKGMESLQVLTDAQAVIQSQQQQSQGPLVHWERFLPRRSLKVLLVENDDSTRHVVSALLRNCGYEATAVANGLQAWKLLQDLTNHIDLVLTEVAMPCLSGIGLLSNIMSHKTCRNIPVIMMSSHDSMNVVFRCLSKGAVDFLVKPIRKNELKILWQHVWRRCHSASGSGSESAVRTQKSSKSKGADESDNDTDSNDDDTDSNDDDDIGSIGLNARDGSDNGSGTQSCWTKRAVEVDSPKPMLPWDQLADPPDSTFAQVIHSRPEACDNWVPLATMKKFGKQDDELDNIVLGKDLEIGVPRIPNLQHNDLSKEVLTNIAGNNGEKFREIKSEQDSGHLEKGQLELNSEKHNTELRNQGNDLKGVVTNITNPRIESEVVDIPNSLSSNKKNEVIYETNEMPSLELVLKRLRDTGDAWASANDRNVLRHSDLSAFSRYNSASITDQAPTGNIGSCSLLGTCSEAAKTESMQYLQSNSNSTPRNLCSNGSINNNDVGSTTNNAFAKPLVIRDKPTPKSTVKCLHPSSAFQPVQNDHTPLPQRVIQGKGDAPIANTILAQSRGMNQQGRVQHHHHCVHNMPLTIRNDLSLKNMAAAGPRCGSSNVLSTPMEGNAGNYSMNGSNGQNESCIALNPRGINFESNSEAAGKDKNPGTGDESGSRSGGGQNCFALREAALNKFRQKRKERCFEKKVRYQSRKKLAEHRPRVRGQFVRQVPFEHKDDDAHS